The following proteins are encoded in a genomic region of Ooceraea biroi isolate clonal line C1 chromosome 14, Obir_v5.4, whole genome shotgun sequence:
- the LOC113563393 gene encoding longitudinals lacking protein, isoforms F/I/K/T-like produces the protein MESKGRMAREGEGWSTKGVYPDRCEFIDAADGCILRRKRFICIRCDRRYVNSRDLKRHEKYGCGRSPRFKCPYCSQRAKYRSVIYNHVRAIHPRMHVMTVDLGSDTCFA, from the exons ATGGAGTCGAAGGGTCGAATGGcgagggagggggagggatGGAGCACGAAGGGGGTTTATCCCGACCGATGTGAATTCATAG ATGCCGCTGACGGATGTATTCTCCGACGTAAACGGTTCATCTGCATACGCTGCGACAGACGATATGTCAACAGCAGGGATCTCAAGAGGCATGAGAAGTATGGCTGCGGCAGATCACCGCGTTTCAAGTGTCCATATTGCAGTCAACGAGCCAAGTATCGCTCGGTCATTTACAATCATGTGCGCGCAATACATCCCAGGATGCACGTGATGACGGTGGATCTCGGGAGTGACACCTGTTTCGCGTAA
- the LOC113563389 gene encoding zinc finger protein 813-like, with the protein MAITAAFDFYETIPRRLEANQIAGKGQRGKYICPNPNCARSFNWKGNLTRHLKYECGLQPRFKCPHCHYCCKVKGINGSFKAFGRSFIGDIDSEVRFPCPNRNCGRVFNWKRNLTRHLKYECGLQPRFKCPYCDYYGKLKGNVSKHLIRRHKNRKIYVIDLFHGTS; encoded by the exons ATGGCAATTACTGCGGCTTTTG ACTTTTACGAGACAATACCACGTCGATTGGAAGCGAATCAAATAGCTGGGAAAGGACAAcgtggaaaatatatttgtccCAATCCCAACTGTGCCAGGTCCTTCAACTGGAAGGGAAATCTGACAAGACATCTCAAATACGAATGTGGTTTACAACCGCGTTTCAAGTGTCCACACTGTCATTATTGCTGCAAGGTTAAAG GTATTAATGGATCTTTCAAAGCTTTTGGCCGATCATTCATCGGCGACATCGACAGTGAAGTTAGATTTCCGTGCCCAAATCGTAACTGTGGTCGCGTCTTTAACTGGAAAAGGAACCTGACGAGGCATCTGAAGTATGAATGCGGCCTTCAACCACGCTTCAAGTGTCCCTACTGCGATTACTACGGCAAGCTCAAGGGCAATGTTAGCAAGCATCTCATTCGGAGACATAAGAATCGGAAAATTTATGTCATCGATCTATTTCACGGGACATCGTAA